One Acidimicrobiales bacterium DNA window includes the following coding sequences:
- the metG gene encoding methionine--tRNA ligase, whose translation MSTLFFAGVAWPYANGPRHIGHVAGFGVPSDIWARWARMAGHEVLMVSGTDEHGTPITVAAEAEGLTPKELADRNNALIVEDLRGLGLSYDLFTRTTTANHYEVTRELFRSLYEHGGIIEIEQQVAFSASDGRSLPDRYIEGTCPICGYDSARGDQCDNCGNQLDPEDLIEPRSKIDGLPPVFKMTKQYALDLPRFAEELRDWVKAQDRWRPNVRAFSLNLLDDAKVRAITRDIGWGVPIPFPEWENDPLKRIYVWFDAVIGYLSASIEWAQLSGEPDAWKRWWLAPDDAARHAYFMGKDNIVFHSFLWPAMLAGYDGPLCDAPDGTHRPLHRPDDIVASEFLTMEGRKFSSSRQVVIYVSDVLERYGPDPLRFSLTAGGPETGDADFTWAEFVRRNNDELVATWGNLVQRVCAMLRRNGDVVPDRGSQPADGKELLSRVADGFAKVGDGIERYRFKQALSDVLLLAQEVNAFVSQNEPWKVVKTDPDAALGILSAAYDAVCDLNVMITPFLPHGAQRVWDNLGAPVTVPLPVVTEVGDGDDRHRVMRTAPDTNRWEPLRVEPGTPIGPASTLFAKIDTDVVDAELARLAESSTA comes from the coding sequence ATGTCCACTCTCTTCTTCGCAGGTGTTGCGTGGCCGTACGCCAACGGTCCACGCCACATCGGTCACGTCGCCGGCTTCGGCGTGCCCTCGGACATCTGGGCACGCTGGGCGCGCATGGCCGGCCACGAGGTGCTGATGGTGTCGGGCACCGACGAGCACGGCACGCCCATCACCGTCGCCGCCGAGGCCGAGGGGCTCACCCCCAAGGAGCTGGCCGACCGGAACAACGCCCTCATCGTCGAGGACCTGCGGGGGCTCGGCCTCTCCTACGACCTCTTCACCCGCACCACCACGGCCAACCACTACGAGGTCACCCGCGAGCTGTTCCGCAGCCTCTACGAGCACGGCGGCATCATCGAGATCGAGCAGCAGGTCGCCTTCTCCGCCTCCGACGGCCGCTCGCTGCCCGACCGCTACATCGAGGGCACCTGCCCCATCTGCGGCTACGACAGCGCCCGCGGCGACCAGTGCGACAACTGCGGCAACCAGCTCGACCCGGAGGACCTCATCGAGCCCCGGTCGAAGATCGACGGCCTGCCGCCGGTGTTCAAGATGACCAAGCAGTACGCGCTCGACCTGCCCCGGTTCGCCGAGGAGCTGCGTGACTGGGTGAAGGCCCAGGACCGCTGGCGCCCCAACGTCCGGGCGTTCAGCCTCAACCTGCTCGACGACGCCAAGGTCCGGGCGATCACCCGCGACATCGGCTGGGGCGTCCCCATCCCCTTCCCCGAGTGGGAGAACGACCCGCTCAAGCGCATCTACGTGTGGTTCGACGCGGTGATCGGCTACCTGTCGGCATCCATCGAGTGGGCCCAGCTCAGCGGGGAGCCCGACGCCTGGAAGCGCTGGTGGCTCGCCCCCGACGACGCGGCCCGCCACGCCTACTTCATGGGCAAGGACAACATCGTCTTCCACTCGTTCCTGTGGCCGGCGATGCTCGCCGGCTACGACGGCCCGCTGTGCGACGCACCCGACGGGACGCACCGTCCGCTCCACCGCCCCGACGACATCGTGGCCAGCGAGTTCCTCACGATGGAGGGCCGCAAGTTCTCGTCGTCGCGCCAGGTCGTCATCTACGTGAGCGACGTCCTCGAGCGCTACGGCCCCGACCCGCTGCGCTTCAGCCTCACCGCGGGCGGCCCCGAGACCGGCGACGCCGACTTCACCTGGGCCGAGTTCGTCCGCCGCAACAACGACGAGCTGGTGGCCACCTGGGGCAACCTGGTGCAGCGGGTGTGCGCCATGCTGCGCCGCAACGGCGATGTCGTGCCCGACCGGGGCTCCCAGCCGGCGGACGGCAAGGAGCTGCTGTCCCGGGTGGCCGACGGGTTCGCCAAGGTGGGTGACGGCATCGAGCGCTACCGCTTCAAGCAGGCGCTCAGCGACGTCCTGCTGCTGGCCCAGGAGGTCAACGCCTTCGTGTCGCAGAACGAGCCGTGGAAGGTGGTGAAGACCGACCCCGACGCGGCACTCGGCATCCTCTCCGCGGCCTACGACGCGGTGTGCGACCTCAACGTGATGATCACGCCCTTCCTGCCCCACGGCGCCCAGCGGGTGTGGGACAACCTGGGCGCGCCGGTCACGGTCCCGTTGCCGGTGGTCACCGAGGTGGGTGACGGCGACGACCGCCACCGGGTGATGCGCACGGCCCCCGACACCAATCGCTGGGAGCCGCTCCGGGTGGAGCCCGGCACGCCGATCGGCCCCGCGTCGACGCTGTTCGCGAAGATCGACACCG
- a CDS encoding PF20097 family protein: MELVSALAAMGAVVVVFLVAQPRKKRDGPSAGEEGSFRPLVTSPDEARCHECGGDVEAGYLTGGDYIIWRPGGRQRRGRERLDDAGWKAVRQPARRCTACRLVWFEY; this comes from the coding sequence GTGGAGCTCGTATCGGCGCTGGCGGCCATGGGGGCGGTCGTCGTCGTCTTCCTCGTCGCCCAGCCGCGGAAGAAGCGCGACGGCCCGTCTGCGGGGGAGGAAGGAAGCTTCCGGCCGCTGGTGACGTCGCCCGACGAGGCGAGGTGCCATGAGTGTGGTGGGGACGTCGAGGCCGGGTACCTGACCGGTGGCGACTACATCATCTGGCGACCCGGCGGGCGGCAGCGCCGGGGGCGTGAGCGGCTGGACGACGCCGGGTGGAAGGCGGTCCGGCAGCCGGCGCGGCGGTGCACGGCGTGCCGCCTCGTCTGGTTCGAGTACTGA